From the Desulfuromonas thiophila genome, the window GCGTCGTAATTAAAGGTCCGATCGACCAGTTTGATCTTCGGCACCCGTTGGCGCAGCAGCCACAGCAGGTCGGCTTCGATGCGCGCGGGTGAGAAGCTGCGCACCTGGCGGTCGAGGGCGCTCATGCAGAAGGCACAGCGGTAGGGACAGCCGCGGCTGGTTTCGTAGTAGACGAAGCCGCGTTGGCAGTCCACCAGCCCCTGGGCGAAGGGCGAGGGAATGGTGTCGAGGTCGGCCAGGGGCGGGCCGTCGGGCCCTTCGGCGATGCTGCCGTCGGCGCGGCGCAGACTCAGGCGGGCAACGCCCTGCGGTTCCTCACCGCGCTGCCAGCTGTGCAACAGGGCGCGCAACGGCGCTTCCCCCTCGCCGCGCACGATGGCACGGATGCCGGGGTGGCGCCACAGCTCTTGCTGCGCGTAGCTGACCTCCGGCCCTCCCAGCACCAGGCGCAGTTCCGGCCGGATCAGATGCAGGGCATCCACCAGCGCCAGGGTTTCCTCGCGATTCCACAGATAGACGGAAAAGGCGATAACGTCGGGTCGATGCTGCAGGAGCAGCGCCAGCAGATTGTCACGCGGTTCGTGGACCGTGGCCTCGACGATTTCGATCGTGCCGCAAGCCGTGCCGCAGTACGCCGCCAGGTAGGGCAGAGCCAGACTGGGGTGGATAAATTTGCTGTGGAGTGTGGTCAACAGGGTATGCATGGTGTGGCAGCATACTCCAGCCGGACGACCGCTGCAATCGTCCAGCGGGGGCGGGCTGGTCCGTCACGGTGCCGAGCCGGTTTTTTCGCTGCGGTGAAGGTTGTGTGGCGGGGCGGTTTTGCGGTAGCATCGGCCTTTCTTGCCCGCCTGGCGGGATCTTGGCTCTTGAGGAGATGTTCATGGCAAAACCGACCGGCCGACCGGATCGCAAAACCTTCTGCACCGTCGTGGCGACAGCCGATGGCCAGGTGTTCGAATATCCCGGACTGCTGCTGGCCGGCCACAAGGGTGATCAGCCCTGTGCACCGCGCCCCGAAGAGATGATTCCGCTGCCCGCCGGCAGCCGGTTGTTCACCCTGCCGCAGGCGCTGCCGCAGGGCTTCGATTCCCAGACGGGCCGTCTGCAGACGCTGGAACGGCTGCCACGCTCCTGGGGCGGCGACAGGGTGCAGGCCGTCTGTGCCTTCATGGCGCCGGGTTATACCCGGACCCTGCTGCCCGCCGCACAGTATCCGGCCCGGCGCGAGACCCTGCCCCTGTGGGCGTATACCGCCCTGGGCTGGTGCCTGGAGGAGGAGCGCTTCTACGTCGCCGCCAGCCAGGTCGACCGTAACCTGCAGTGGCAGCCTGACCGCTTTGATGATCGCGAGGTGGCGCCGGGGGTTGATCGTCTGCTGGCGCGCTTTCCGGACAACCGCCTGCTGCGTCAGCTGGCCCGCTGTGCGCTGGATTACCACTGCTTCGCCGCCAAGAATCTTTTTCTGGGGCGGTGGGAAGCGCCACTGCCGACTTCGCCGCAGTGCAATGCCCGCTGTCTGGGCTGCCTGTCGTGGCAGAGCGCCGAGAATGAATGCTGTCCGTCGAGTCAGGAGCGCATCACCTTCGTGCCGACGGTGCAGGAACTGGTCGAAACCGCCGTTCCCCATCTGCAGACCGCCGAAAACGCTATTGTTTCCTATGGCCAGGGCTGTGAAGGCGATCCGATTCTGCAGGCCGATGTCATCTGCCAGTCCATCCGTGCCATGCGCGCCGAAACGGCGCGTGGCACCATCAATTTCAACTCCAACGCCTCGTTGCCGGATAAAATCGACGCGCTGGCGGCCGCCGGTCTCGATTCCCTGCGCGTCTCCCTCAATTCCGCCCGCGAGGATTTCTACACCGCCTATTACCGCCCGCGCGGTTACTGCTTTGCCGATGTCCGCGAGTCGCTGCGGCGGGCGCGGCAGCAGGGTTTGTTCGTCATGCTCAACTATCTGGTGTTTCCCGGCATCAGTGACCAGCAGGAGGAAATCGACGCTTTGGTCGAGCTGATTGATGACGGCCGTGTCGATCTGATCCAGATGCGCAACCTGTGCATCGATCCGCAGCAGTATCTGCGCGCCATGCCCAAGGGCGGCACACCCATCGGCCTGCTGGCTATGCTGGAACAGATTAAGGAGCGGGTGCCGCGCATTCAGTATGGCTATTTCAACCGCACGCGGGAGAGCTTTTTTCCTGCCGGATTCGAACAGGACTGGCCGATCCGGCCGTCCCGCACCGCCAGCCCCAAGGAGTCCAAGCGATGAACCAGCGTTTTTATTCCGTCATTGTTACCGGTATTCTCTTGCTGACCTCGGTGTCGTCCGGCCAGGCTGAAACCGGCTATGTGTCGGACCGGCTGATGGTGAACCTGCGTCAGGGCAAGGGCACCGCCTATCCCGTGGTGCGCACCCTGCAGTCAGACACGCCGCTGGAGATCCTGGCCGAGGAGGGCGATTTTTACCAGGTGCGGCTGGAAGAAGGGCTGGATGGCTATATCCCGCGACAGTACGTTTCGCGTGAGATACCCAAGGCCCAGCAGATCGCGCAGCTCAATGCTGAAGTGGATCGTCTGCGGCAGCAGCTGAACAGCCAGCCGGGTCAGCAGGAAAACCAGCGACTGCAACAGGAGATCAGCCACTTGCAGCAGCAGCTGGCCGAGCGTGATCAACAGCTGGCGCAGTTGCGCGCCGCCAATCCCGACCTGGATGCCCTGCAGCAACAGCTGCGGCAGGCCCAGGAGGAGGCCACGCGCCTGCGGCAGCAGGATCGCAGCCTGCTGCAGACGGCGGCGGTCCGCTGGTTTCTGGCGGGGGCTGGAGTTTTGCTGCTGGGCTGGTTTTTGGGCCGCAGTTCGCGCCAGAAACGCCGCAGCAGTTTTGGTCATCTGTAACGCTCAGGCTTCAGGGAAGGAGAATCTGGCATGAAGGTTTTTGAATCGATCGGGCTGGCGGTGCCACAGATTCTGCTGCCGGCGCCACAGGTTGATCTGCGGCGCTGGGCGGTGATTGCCTGCGATCAGTACACCTCCGATCGCGAGTACTGGCAGCAGTTGGCGCAGCAGGTCGGCGAGGCGCCCTCGACCCTGCAACTGATCTTTCCCGAGGTGTATCTGGAGGACGCTGACGCCGCCGAACGGGTTGCCGCCATCCAGCAGCGGATGGAGGCCTATCTGGCCGAGGGCCTGCTGCAGCCGCAGGCGCCCGGTTTTGTGCTGGTTGAACGTGCCACGCCTCAGGTGCCGGTTCGCCATGGCCTGATGGTGGCGTTGGATCTGGAGTGTTACGATTACAGCACCGGCTCCACCTCGCTGATTCGCGCCACCGAAGGCACCATCGTTGAACGCTTGCCGCCGCGGATTCGCGTGCGGCGCGGCGCGGCGTTGGAACTGCCTCACATCATGGTGCTGATCGACGATCCGCAGCGTACCGTCATTGAACCATTGCTGCGTCAGAAGCTGCCGCCGCTGTACGATTTCGAGCTGCTCGGTGGTGCCGGCCATCTGCGCGGCTACGCCGTTCAGCGCCCCGCTCTGCTCCAGCAGGTGGCCGACGCCCTTGCGGCCCTGGCCGATCCCCAAGGGTTCCGCCAACGTTACCCCGACCACCCCGAGGTGCTGCTCTACGCCATGGGTGATGGCAATCACTCCTTTGCCACTGCCAAGGCCATCTGGCAGGAAATCCGCAGCCAGATTGACGACCCCGCCCTGCTGGCCCGCCATCCGGCGCGCTATGCCCTGGTCGAACTGGTCAACCTGCACGATGCCGGCCTGGAATTCGAGGCCATTCACCGGGTTTTGTTCGATGTTGATTGTGATGCACTGTGCCA encodes:
- a CDS encoding radical SAM protein — its product is MAKPTGRPDRKTFCTVVATADGQVFEYPGLLLAGHKGDQPCAPRPEEMIPLPAGSRLFTLPQALPQGFDSQTGRLQTLERLPRSWGGDRVQAVCAFMAPGYTRTLLPAAQYPARRETLPLWAYTALGWCLEEERFYVAASQVDRNLQWQPDRFDDREVAPGVDRLLARFPDNRLLRQLARCALDYHCFAAKNLFLGRWEAPLPTSPQCNARCLGCLSWQSAENECCPSSQERITFVPTVQELVETAVPHLQTAENAIVSYGQGCEGDPILQADVICQSIRAMRAETARGTINFNSNASLPDKIDALAAAGLDSLRVSLNSAREDFYTAYYRPRGYCFADVRESLRRARQQGLFVMLNYLVFPGISDQQEEIDALVELIDDGRVDLIQMRNLCIDPQQYLRAMPKGGTPIGLLAMLEQIKERVPRIQYGYFNRTRESFFPAGFEQDWPIRPSRTASPKESKR
- a CDS encoding TIGR04211 family SH3 domain-containing protein, whose amino-acid sequence is MNQRFYSVIVTGILLLTSVSSGQAETGYVSDRLMVNLRQGKGTAYPVVRTLQSDTPLEILAEEGDFYQVRLEEGLDGYIPRQYVSREIPKAQQIAQLNAEVDRLRQQLNSQPGQQENQRLQQEISHLQQQLAERDQQLAQLRAANPDLDALQQQLRQAQEEATRLRQQDRSLLQTAAVRWFLAGAGVLLLGWFLGRSSRQKRRSSFGHL
- a CDS encoding DUF1015 domain-containing protein, which codes for MKVFESIGLAVPQILLPAPQVDLRRWAVIACDQYTSDREYWQQLAQQVGEAPSTLQLIFPEVYLEDADAAERVAAIQQRMEAYLAEGLLQPQAPGFVLVERATPQVPVRHGLMVALDLECYDYSTGSTSLIRATEGTIVERLPPRIRVRRGAALELPHIMVLIDDPQRTVIEPLLRQKLPPLYDFELLGGAGHLRGYAVQRPALLQQVADALAALADPQGFRQRYPDHPEVLLYAMGDGNHSFATAKAIWQEIRSQIDDPALLARHPARYALVELVNLHDAGLEFEAIHRVLFDVDCDALCQQLQCYAAAQGMVCSLTPCADLASARQLAAQPLPGCHQLVANLAGRLYLLRFEGVRRTLPLATLQDFLDDFLQQQPWVGIDYIHGEDSVSRLASRPKRAGFYLPAISKHELFATIVRDGALPRKTFSMGHADEKRFYLEARALR